A window of the Streptomyces albireticuli genome harbors these coding sequences:
- a CDS encoding menaquinone biosynthesis decarboxylase, which produces MAYDDLRSFLRALERDGDLKRIKAEVDPYLEIGEIVDRVNKAGGPALLFENVKGAAMPLAMNVFGTDRRLLKALGLKSYDEISEKIGGLLKPELPQGFVGIREAFGKLGSVAHVPPRKVKSDSAPVQDVVLTGDDVDLDQLPALFTWPEDGGSFFNLGLTHTKHPETGVRNLGLYRLQRHDKRTIGMHWQIHKDSRNHYQVAAKRGEKLPVAIAFGCPPAVTYASTAPLPGDIDEYLFAGFVSGKRVEMVDCKTVPLQVPANAEVVLEGWLEPGEMLPEGPFGDHTGFYTPQEPFPALRVDCVTMRRRPLLQSIVVGRPPTEDGPLGRATERFFLPLLKIIVPDIVDYHLPESGGFHNCAIVSIDKKYPKHAQKVMHAIWGAHMMSLTKLIIVVDSDCDVHDLHEVSWRALGNTDYARDLTVVEGPVDHLDHASYQQFWGGKAGIDATAKWPEEGYTRDGGWPRMVESDPEVADRVTKRWKEYGL; this is translated from the coding sequence ATGGCTTACGACGATCTCCGCTCGTTCCTCCGGGCGCTGGAACGCGACGGCGACCTCAAGCGCATCAAGGCCGAAGTCGACCCGTACCTGGAAATCGGGGAGATCGTCGACAGAGTGAACAAAGCGGGTGGGCCCGCGCTGCTCTTCGAGAACGTCAAGGGCGCGGCCATGCCGCTGGCCATGAACGTCTTCGGCACCGACCGCCGGCTGCTCAAGGCGCTCGGCCTGAAGTCCTACGACGAGATCAGCGAGAAGATCGGCGGACTGCTCAAGCCCGAGCTGCCGCAGGGCTTCGTCGGCATCCGCGAGGCCTTCGGCAAGCTGGGCTCGGTGGCGCACGTGCCGCCGCGGAAGGTGAAGTCCGACAGCGCCCCGGTCCAGGACGTGGTCCTCACCGGCGACGACGTCGACCTCGACCAGCTGCCCGCGCTCTTCACCTGGCCCGAGGACGGCGGCTCCTTCTTCAACCTCGGCCTCACCCACACCAAGCACCCCGAGACCGGCGTCCGCAACCTCGGCCTCTACCGCCTCCAGCGGCACGACAAGCGCACCATCGGGATGCACTGGCAGATCCACAAGGACAGCCGGAACCACTACCAGGTGGCCGCCAAGCGCGGGGAGAAGCTGCCCGTCGCGATCGCCTTCGGCTGCCCCCCGGCCGTCACCTACGCCTCGACCGCCCCGCTCCCCGGCGACATCGACGAGTACCTCTTCGCGGGCTTCGTCTCCGGCAAGCGCGTCGAGATGGTCGACTGCAAGACGGTGCCGCTCCAGGTCCCCGCCAACGCGGAGGTCGTCCTGGAGGGCTGGCTGGAGCCCGGCGAGATGCTCCCGGAGGGCCCCTTCGGCGACCACACGGGCTTCTACACCCCGCAGGAGCCCTTCCCGGCCCTGCGCGTCGACTGTGTGACGATGCGGCGGCGCCCGCTGCTCCAGTCGATCGTGGTGGGCCGGCCGCCGACGGAGGACGGGCCGCTCGGCCGGGCGACGGAGCGTTTCTTCCTGCCCCTGCTGAAGATCATCGTGCCGGACATCGTGGACTACCACCTGCCGGAGTCCGGCGGCTTCCACAACTGCGCGATCGTCTCGATCGACAAGAAGTACCCCAAGCACGCCCAGAAGGTCATGCACGCCATCTGGGGCGCCCACATGATGTCGCTGACCAAGCTGATCATCGTGGTGGACAGCGACTGCGACGTCCACGACCTCCACGAGGTCTCCTGGCGCGCCCTGGGCAACACGGACTACGCCCGCGACCTCACGGTCGTGGAGGGTCCGGTCGACCACCTCGACCACGCGTCGTACCAGCAGTTCTGGGGCGGCAAGGCGGGCATCGACGCGACGGCGAAGTGGCCCGAGGAGGGCTACACCCGGGACGGCGGCTGGCCGCGGATGGTCGAGTCGGATCCGGAAGTCGCCGATCGGGTGACGAAGCGCTGGAAGGAGTACGGGCTGTGA